From the genome of Ananas comosus cultivar F153 linkage group 16, ASM154086v1, whole genome shotgun sequence, one region includes:
- the LOC109722616 gene encoding eukaryotic translation initiation factor 2 subunit beta-like isoform X2 — MIVQLAPFDPTKKKKKKKNVVIQDPADEVDKLAEKTKNLTVAESGEPSFAGMKKKKKKPVETDFLINDENGKLERMLLVSSACHA, encoded by the exons ATGATTGTGCAGCTTGCACCTTTCGACCCtacgaagaaaaagaagaagaagaagaacgtgGTGATTCAGGACCCTGCAGATGAGGTGGATAAGTTGGCTGAGAAGACTAAGAATTTAACAG TTGCTGAGTCTGGTGAGCCAAGCTTTGCtgggatgaaaaagaaaaagaagaaacca GTGGAAACTGATTTCCTTATTAATGATGAGAATGGGAAACTAGAGAGGATGTTGCTGGTAAGCAGTGCCTGTCATGCATGA
- the LOC109722616 gene encoding eukaryotic translation initiation factor 2 subunit beta-like isoform X1: MAEENTSQMKEEVPELAPFDPTKKKKKKKNVVIQDPADEVDKLAEKTKNLTVAESGEPSFAGMKKKKKKPVETDFLINDENGKLERMLLVSSACHA, translated from the exons ATGGCGGAGGAGAACACATCACAGATGAAAGAGGAGGTGCCAGAG CTTGCACCTTTCGACCCtacgaagaaaaagaagaagaagaagaacgtgGTGATTCAGGACCCTGCAGATGAGGTGGATAAGTTGGCTGAGAAGACTAAGAATTTAACAG TTGCTGAGTCTGGTGAGCCAAGCTTTGCtgggatgaaaaagaaaaagaagaaacca GTGGAAACTGATTTCCTTATTAATGATGAGAATGGGAAACTAGAGAGGATGTTGCTGGTAAGCAGTGCCTGTCATGCATGA